The window CCCGTCGCCGACGTCCTGGACGGTGACGGCGCGGCCGTCCTGCTGGACGCGGCCCGGTCCGTGTGGTCGTACGAGGACACCGGCCGGGCGGGGGCCGTCCGGTGAGCGTGGAGGTGGTGCTGCGCGCGGCGGCCGGCTTCGCCGAGTGCCCGACCTGGGACCCGGCCGACGGAACACTGCTGTGGGTCGACATGAACCGCAGCGAGGTGCACCGGCTGCGCCCCTCGGACGGCGCCGACACGGTACTCCGCTTCGAACAGCCCGTCGCCGCGGCCAAGCCCCGGGCCGGCGGCGGCCTGGTGCTCAGCCTGCGCGACGGTGTGGCGGTGTGCGGTCCCGACGGGCCGCTGCGGCCGCTCGCCGACTGGTCGGCCGAGGGCGTACGGGGCAACGACGCGGGCATCGACGGCCGGGGCCGCCTCTGGGTCGGCACCATGGCCGGCCCGTCCGCCCCCGGCTGGCTGGGCCGCGTCTCCTCCGGGGGCGTGACGCACCGCGCGCTCTCGGGAACCCGTCTGAGCAACGGCATCGCCTGGAGCCCGGACGGCCGGCGGATGTACTTCGTCGACACCCCGACGTGCCGTATCGACGTGCTCGACTACGACCTGTCGACGGGGGAGGCCCGCGACCCGCGTCCGTTCGCAGAGCTGACCGGGACGGCCGGGGTGCCCGACGGCCTGTGCGTCGACACCGACGGCGGCGTCTGGGTGGCCCTCTTCCGCGGCGGCGCGGTCCGCCGCTACACGCCGCGGGGCACGCTCGACCGGGAGATCCGGTTCCCCGCCGCGCTCACCACGGCGTGCGGCTTCGGCGGGGCGGACCTGACCGACCTCTACGTCACCACGGCACGGCGTGCGCCCGAACACGACGAGCCGCTCGCGGGCAGCGTCTTCGTCGTGCCGGGCGCCGGACAGGGCCTCGTTCCCACGGCGTTCGCAGGCTGAGGACGCTCACGGGGCGACCGCGCGGTCGGGCTCCGGTCGCGCGGCGGGGGAGAGGGCGAAGGCCCGGGAGACCTGCACCAGCCACCGCACATCGGCGGAGAAGTCCAGGTCGTCCGGGCTCATCACCGACACGGGCGCGGCGTCGGTGTCGTCGTCCCGGTCCTGCCTCCCGTCGCGTCCGGGCCCTGCCGCAAGGGCTGCCGCGATGCGCGCCGCCTCCCAGCGCGCCCGCTCCTCCTCGCTCCCGTCGGGCCCCGGGGCGGGAGCCAGCCCGGGGGATACCAGGCCGCCCAGGGCCAGGCAGCCGTCCCGGATCTCGATCACCCGCCGGTGCAGGCGGAAGCGAAGGTCCCAGAGGGCGAACAGGTCGCTGCGGGGCGCGGGCTGCAGGGACGTCTCGGGGTGGGCCCGGTACAGGGCGTACCAGAGCGGGCGCAGCCGCCGGAAGCGGCGGTAGTCGGCCCACCAGGCCGAGGCCGCCTGCACCCGCGAGCCCCACAACGGAGCCGTCCATCCGATGGTGTTCAGGGTCAGCCCCACCGTCAGACAGGTCCGGGTGATGTCCGCCCAGTCGGTGGGGTTCCATCCGCGGTGCACGAGGAACACGTCCGCGAACCGCCCCAGGGAGTACACGAGGTCGAGGCACGCACCGACGGCCGCGGTCCGCAGCCCCCGACGCACCCAGACGTCCTCGGTCAGCCGGGCGTAGAACCAGCACGCCTTCGCCACCACGGCCTTGCCGAGGGCGAACGCCGAGAGGTAGACGACCTGGTAGGCCACGAAGTACGGCTGCTCCCGTGGGTGTACGAAATTGTTGCGCGGGTGCCCGTGCAGCAGGGCCAGTTCGAAGAGGACGGCCATCGCCAACGGCACACAGGCCAGCAGGGCCAGCCGGCGGCGCGCGCGGACGCGGGCCTCCTCGCGCGGGTGCAGCCAGTGGATGAGCAGCACCTGCTGGCAGGCGATCGCCGCGATGATCCACATCTGGACGGACACATTGTACCAGGTGACCGTGCCGAAGAGCTTTCCGGTCAGGTGGGTGGGCGTGGACATGGCCAGGTACATGCCCTGGCAGCCGAAGGACGCGCACAGCGCCACGAGCGCCGGTTCCCGCTCGCGCCGGAAGACGGGCGGGAGTGTGCGGGCGAACGCCAGCCAGCAGACCAGCGCGCCCAGCGGGTAGCGAATACTGTTCATGTCCGGTCCCGGCGCCGCCAGTCGAGGGACCCCTGGATGCGTCCGAGCACCCCGTCCGCCTCCGCGGCGGTCGTGCCGGGCTGCGAGCGCAGGCCTTCACCGAGGAGGAAGGCCATCACCTCCGCCTCCCGTTCCTGGGTGTCGGAGTAGTTGTCCCGGCACAGCAGGTCCTGCACGAGCGAGGGATCGAGGTCCGGGAAGAGCATGGCGACGGCCGGCGAGCCGGCGGTGCCGCTGCGGTGGCCGCACAGCATGTGTGCCAGCTCGTGGGCGATGATGTGCTCCTGGTGGTGCCGGCTGGTGTGCTGCTCGTAGACGACGTAGTCGGCGTCCGAGAAGGCCAGCCACAACCCGCACGGACCGGACGCGTCCAGGGGCATCGGCAGCAGATGGATGGGCCGCCCCCGGGAGTCGCTGAGGTGGTCGCACAGGGTCATCAGGTCGTAGGACGCGGGCAGTCCGAAGGAGGCCAGCCGCTGCCGGCTCTCCCGGCGCAGCGCCTGGAGGTCGGACCGGCGCCGGTGTCGCTGCAGGAATCGCATGGGCCGTCTATTCCCCGGCACCCGCCGCGGCGTCGGTGCCTCTTTCCTCCAGGCCGTCGCCCTCCGGGCCGTCGCCCTTCGCGTTGTCGCTCTTCGCGTTGTCGCGGCCCGCCGGGCCGCGGGAGGAGGCCGCCGAGTGCAGCAGGCTGACCTCGCGGATGATGCGCGCCAGGTGCTTGCGGCCGGAGTCGTCCATGCTCATGGCCCGCAGGGCGATGTCACGGACCTCGGCGTTGCCCATCGCCGAGGCGATGGCGAGCTGTGCGTCGACCCGCTCGGCGGTGTCGTCGTCGAAGAAGTAGGCGGCGGGCACACGGAAGAAGGCCGCCAGGGCCTCCAGATGCCGCTTGGTGGGGTTGTCGCGCTGTCCGGTGCGCAGCTGCCAGACGTACGTCTTGGAGAACGTACCGCCGCTGAGCTCGCTGCAGCCACGAGCGACCTCGTCGTAGGTGTACTCCCGGCCGTTGGTGCGGATGGTCCTGAAGAGTTTGTCGACCTTGTCGGCCAAGGGGGGCATCAACACTCCTTCTCGTCCGCCAGCGTGAACCAGCAGGGTGATGGCGTCCCATCGTAGTTGACAGGCCGCTGGCCCGCACCTACGGTCGGATCGTTAGCTGAGATGAACAGGCGGGTGTATGCGGGCAGCCGTCAACAGTCGGCAGGCCGGTACGGGGGCCCGATTCGGGGAGGCTTGGGTGGGAAACATCTCTGCGCCGGACCACGGTGACGCGCAGCATGCGGCGGGCGGCGCGGCGCACCGCGCGGATGCCACAGCGCACCGGCCGGGACCGCGGCTGAGGGCGGCGGCCGCCGGCGTGCTCGCCCGCCACGAGGACGCCCTGAACGCCGATGGCCATCCGCTCATGGAGCTCCCGGAGCTGTGGCAGGAGACCCGCACCCGGGCCGCGCTGCTCCTGGAGGAGTGCGCCCGCGCCCTCGACGCGAGCGTCCGCTCCCGGACGCGCGGGCATCTGGGCCGCGTACGGCCGGCGGAGGGCTCCTTCCGCGAGCTCGGCATCCGGTGGGCCGCCGCGGAACTCGGGCTCGCCGACTGCCTGTCCGTCATGGACCGTCTCACGGAGGTCCTCGTGGCCACCGTCGCCACCGTCGACGCGGCGGGCACCCGGGAGCCGCACGCCGAACCCGCGGCGGACATCGTGCGCCGGGTGTGCGCCCGTCACACCCGGGCCGCGGCCCACGGCTACGAGACCCGGCTGCGGGCGCACCGACCCGCCCCGGGCGACGACTGCTGCGGCCGCATGGCCCGCGACGTCCACGACCACCTGGGCGGCAGCCTCGCCCTGGCCTTCCGCCACCTGGAACTCCACCGGCTCAAGGCCCGGACGGCAGGCGCGGGCGATCCGGGAACGGACCGGCACCTCATGGCGATCCACGACGCGCTGCAGGAGGCCACCGCCCTCACGCGCGGCCTGGTGACCGGACTGCGCGACACCCGCAGCGCCGCGCAGCCCGGCCTCGAGGAAGCGCTGCGCCGCCACGCGGACCGGCTCAACCTGGCCGGACTGCCCGTTCGGCTGACGGTGGAGGGCGACGCGTCACGGGTACCGCCCGCCCACCGCCGGGAGATCGTCCTCGTCGTCGGGGAGTTCCTGCGCAACTCCTTCGCCCACGCCGATCCGCAGGCCGTCACGATCGGCGTCCGGATCTCGCACCATCGCGTCGAGGTCCAGGCCACCGACGACGGGCGGGGCTTCCGGTACGACGCCCTCCGCGAGCACCCCGGCGGGCTGACGGCCATGCGCGAGCGGGTGGCACAGATGGGCGGGCGCAGCCTCTTGCTCAGCGCTCCGCGAAAGGGCACCCGGCTGCTGCTGTGGGTGCCGCTGACCAGCGGCCACGGGCCGCATCCGGGGGAGACATGGAACTCATTCGCATCCTGATAGCCGACGACCACACCCTGCTGCGCGACGCGCTGGCGGAACTCCTCGACGCGGAGGAGGACTTCGAGGTGGTGGGGGTGGCGGGCAACGCCGCCGAGACCGTGCGCCTGGCCGCCGAACTCCGGCCCCGCGTCCTCCTCCTGGACATCGAGATGCCCGGCAACCAGGACCCGGCCACCACCGTCCGGCACCTGCGCCAGGCCGCGCCGGAGACCCAGGTCATGGTGCTGACCATGCACGACGACCCCGGACTGGTCCAGGCGCTGCTGCCGCTCGGCATCCGGGGGTTCCTGCACAAGACCGTGAGCCACCAGTCGCTGGCCGGCACGGTACGTGACGTGAGCGCCGGCGGGAGCCGGGTCACCATCTCGCTCTCCGCCCGGAGCCTGGCCGCTCCCGCACCCACCGACGTCGCGCCGCTCTCGGTCCGCGAGACGCAGGTGGTGGAGCTCGCCGCCGGCGGACTGAGCAATTACCGCATCGCACGCCGGCTCGACATCGCCGAGGGAACGGTGAAGCGCCACATGCGCAACATCTTCGACAAGCTGGACGCGGGATCCCGGGTGGAGGCGGCCAACAAGGCGGTGGAGCGAGGCCTGATCGCTCCTCCTGTGACCGCCCCCCGCGGCATACGGGACACCCGCCGCCTGCAGGACGCCGTACTCCGCAGCCCGCGCGGCCTGCCGGAAGCCGCCCTGCGCTAGGTCCTGTCGTCAAAGTCCCGCCTGGCCCGCGGTGTCCGGCACCGCACCTCGCCGCGTTGTCGGGGCGCCCGAGTACGTCCAGTACTCGGGCGCCCCTCCGCCTTGCGATGCACGGCGCAGGACACCACGGGCCCAACCGGCGCTACTTTGACGACAGGACCTAGGTCCTGGGCGCCGGCTGCCCGGCCAGGGTCACGGGACGCGCTTCAGCGACCCGGCGGACCGGGTCCGGAACCGGGCCCGGCCGGACCGGCCCTACGGACCGCATCGCGCGCCCCCGCCGGACCGCGCCGGTGACGCCGCTCGGCACCACCGGCGCGCTCGGCTCAGATGCCCATGCCGATGCCGCCGCCCACCGGCAGGACCGCACCGGTCACATACCCGGCCTCCTCCGAGGCGAGGAAGCGGACCGCCGCGGCGACCTCCTGCGCCGTACCGGGCCGGCCCAGCGGAGTCATCCCCATGACCTCCTTCATGCGCCGCTCGCTCAGCCCGCTCGTCATGTCCGTGTCGATGATCCCCGGCGCGACCAGGTTCACGGTGATGCCTCGGGAGCCCAGCTCCCAGGCCACCGAGCGGGCGAAGCCCACGAGCGCGGTCTTCGCCGCGGCGTAGTTGGTCTGCCCCGGGGAGCCCAGGAACCCCAGCGCGGACGACACCAGCACGATCCGGCCCCGGCGGGCGGCGAGCATCCCGCTCGCCGCGGCACGCACCGTACGGAACACGCCCTTCAGGTTCGTCTCCAGCACCTCGTCGAACGTGGCGTCGTCCATGCGCAGCAGCAGCGTGTCCCGGGTGATGCCCGCGTTGGCCACGAGCACCTCCACCGGACCCTGTTCCTCCGCCACTTCGGCGAACGCGGCCCTGACCGAGGCGTCGTCCGTCACGTCGCAGCGCACCCCCCACAGCCCGTCCGGTGGCGTCCCGGTCCGATGGCCGACCGCCACCCGGTCGCCGTCGGCGGCCAGGGCCCGCGCCACGGCCAGACCGATCCCCCTGTTGCCACCGGTGACGAAAACGGAACGTGACATGTGTTTGTCTCCTTCTGGGACACCGGGCGCCCGCCCGGTCTCGTGAACGGCGCGAAGGTCATCGCGCCGGGGACTCCACCAGCAGGCACGACCAGGTGAAGCCGGCCCCCGCGCTGAAGACGAGGGCCCGGCACCCGGGCTCGGGCAGGCCCCGGGCCACCAGGTCGGCGAGGCCCGCGACCGCGTCGCCCGCGCCCAGGTGCCCGGTCTCCCGGCCGAGATCGAGCAGTTGGGCGCCGCCCACCTGCTCCGCCAGGACCGGGATCCACGACTCGGCCAGCGTCTTCGCGCCGAACCGGGGCAGGACCACATGGGTCAGACGCGGGTCGCGCCCGTCCATGCCACCGTCGGCCAGCGCCTGCGAGACGACCGTGCGGATGGCCAGGCGGTTGGAGGAGGTGAACGGCAGCGTGCCGTGGGTGCGCAGGTAGGCCCGCTTGGTGGCGCGCATGTCGACCCGGTCGCGATGCCCGCGGGCGACCGGCGAGAAGGCATCCGCACCGCGGTGCATCTCCTCCAGCAACGGATCCGCGACCGTCGCGACCGACCGCAGCAGCAGTACGTCGCCGTCCGCAGCGGGCCGGCGCAGCAGCACGGCCGTCCCCGCGTCGCCGTACGCCACCCCGAAGTCGCCCGCCCAGCGGTCGAATCCGGGCTCGGCGAAGCGGTCTCCCGTCGTCACCAGGCCCAGCCGCGGCCGCGCCGAGGGGGACGGGTCCGACGAGGCCAGCCACGCCATCACCAGCCCCATGGCGGCGGCGCCGCCGTTGCACACCTGCTGGATGCCGACGGGCAGGGCCCGCAGGGCGTCGAGCCGGCGGGCCACGTAGTGGGCGGGCGACCACAGGTCGTGCCCTTGGTAGTACATCCACGCGTGCGCCAGCACATCCAGCCGGTCCGGCGCCAGGCCGGCCGCGTCCAGTACCCCGCGGGCCGCGAGGACCGCGGCGTCGGGCGGGGCGACGGTGCGCGCGTCCGGAACGCTCTCATGGCCCAGGGCCGCCGCGTCGCGCTCGCGCAACCGCCCCGCGGCGACCGCGTCCGAGGCGCGGGAGCGCCCCTCGGGCAGCCACAGCCCGGCCGTCACTATGCCCACCGGCTCGGTCGGTCTCATCCCCCGCACCACCTGTCCGCACATCGGATCGTCTTCATCGCCGGAATGCTCGGGCGCCCCGATGAAAGTGCGGGCAAAAAGCGGCCGGAAACCTCCTTACCCGGTGCGGAACACCCCCATGGGCAGAGGGAACGGACCCCGGCGGAGGCACCACCCATGTCACTTTCGGAGTGCTTGCCGCTGCCTCCGGACCTGGGATTGGCTGGTTCAAGCCGCACCGGGGACACGTAGACGCCCCGGCCACGGCCTCCCAGAACCAGCGAATCGAAGGGCCATCAGATGAGTGACATCGCGATATCCGAGGACCGGCGCGCACAGGTGCGGGCCATCGTGGCGGACGTCCTCGAAGTGGACGTGGACGCCCTGACCGACGAGAGCAGCTTCGCCGAGGACTTCGACGCGGACTCGCTGCTCATCATCGAGATCTTCTCGCGCTTCGAGCGCGACCTCGGCATCCGCATTCCGCAGGAGGACCTCACGGAGCTCGACGAACTGCCGAGCGCCTACCTCTTGGTCGAGAAGCACAGCACCCCGGCGGCGCTGGGTGTCTGACGAGGCCTCCGCCACCGGGCGCCGGGTCGTCGTCACCGGGCTCGGCGCGGTGAGCAGCCTCGGGCTCGGCGCCCGTGCGCTCACCGCGGCGATCCGGGCCGGGCGCAGCGGCATCGGCCCGATCGGACAGTTCGACGGTACGGGCTTCGAGCGCGTCCTCGCCGGTGAAGTCCGCGGCTTCCACGCCGAGATGCACCTGCGGGGAACGGACCCCGCGCAGTGGGGGCGCAGCGGCCGCTTCGCCGCCGCGGCGGCGCGGATGGCGGTCACGGACGCCGGACTGAATCCGGCCGTCCTGTCCGCGGGCAACACCGCGAGCTGCTTCGGAACGACCAACGGCGAGTCCCAGGTACTGGAAGAACTGACCCGGCAGTGGGTCGACGACGGCCTCGCCGCGCTCGACCCGGTGCTCGCCGGTCAGGCCGACGCCGGCCGGATCGCCGCCGCCGTCAGCGCCGAACTCGGCCTGAGCGGCGAGTCCATCACCCTCGGCACCGCCTGCGCCGCCGGCAACTACGCCATCGGATACGGCTACGACCTGGTCCGTACGGGGGAGGCGGACGCCGCACTGTGCGGCGGAGCCGACGCCTCCAACCGGGCCACCCACGCCGGCTTCCACCGCCTCGGGGCCCTCGCCGCCGACGTCCCGCGCCCCTTCGACGAACACCGCGACGGCATCGTCACCGCGGAGGGCGGCGCGGCACTGCTCCTGGAACCCCTCGACACGGCGCTGGCCCGCGGGGCCCGCATCTACGCCGAGGTCCTCGGGTACGGCATGACCTGCGACGCGAGCCACATGACCAACCCGGACGCCGCATCGATCGCCGAGTGCATCCGGCGCGCCCACCGGCACGCCGGCATCAAGCCGGGCGACGTGGACTACATCTGCGCACACGGCACCGGCACCAGGGCGAACGACTCCACGGAGACCGCCGCCGTGCGCGAGGTGTTCACCGACGGCCCGCCGCCGATCAGCTCGATCAAGTCCATGCTCGGGCACACGATGGGAGCGGCGGCCGCCTTCGGGGCCCTGGTGTGCTGCGCCGCCCTGTCCGAAGGCTTCCTCCCGCCGAGCGCAACGCTCCGCCAGGTGGATCCGGCGCTGGGACCGGGACTCGACTGCGTCCAGGGGCGGGGCCGGAACGCCCGGCCGCGCATCGTGCAGAACCACGGCTTCGCCTTCGGCGGGAACAACGCCGTGACGATCTTCGGGGAGTTCACCGTATGAGCATCGTGGACGACCATCAGCGGCGTCCGGCCCTCCCCTCGCGGACCGTGGTCCCCCTGGCCCTGGACACGGCGGGTGTGGTCAGTGCGGCCGGCGTGGGACTGCAACCCCTCGCCGACGCCCTGCGCGCGGGCGCGGTGGCCGGCGGAGCGCCGCCCGCCGCCCACGAGGCGGAGGACTACCCGCCCCTGCGCCTGCGCCCGGCGGACTTCGCGGCCGCCGACCTCCTCGGCCCCAAGGGACTGAACCGGCTCACGCGCGCCGAACAACTGGGCATGGCCGCCTGCACCCTGGCGCTCGGACCGGTCGCCGACCGCTCCGCGACGGGCGTGGTCCTCGGCAGCGCCGTCGGCAGCAGCGGCGGTGTCGGCCGCTTCACCCGGGACACCTTCGTCCAGGAACGCCCGTACATGGTGAACCCGTCGGCCTTCCCGGGCACCCTGATGAACGCGGCGGCAGGCCGCACGGCCATCCGCCACGGCCTCACCGACGCGAACGCCACCGTCTCCGGCGGCCCACTGGCCTCACTGCACGCACTGCGCTTCGCCCGGAACGCGTTGGTGGCCGGCCATGCCCGCCGGCTGCTGACCGGGGGAGTGGAGGAGCTGTCGCCGCAGAGCG is drawn from Streptomyces sp. NBC_01232 and contains these coding sequences:
- a CDS encoding SMP-30/gluconolactonase/LRE family protein, yielding MSVEVVLRAAAGFAECPTWDPADGTLLWVDMNRSEVHRLRPSDGADTVLRFEQPVAAAKPRAGGGLVLSLRDGVAVCGPDGPLRPLADWSAEGVRGNDAGIDGRGRLWVGTMAGPSAPGWLGRVSSGGVTHRALSGTRLSNGIAWSPDGRRMYFVDTPTCRIDVLDYDLSTGEARDPRPFAELTGTAGVPDGLCVDTDGGVWVALFRGGAVRRYTPRGTLDREIRFPAALTTACGFGGADLTDLYVTTARRAPEHDEPLAGSVFVVPGAGQGLVPTAFAG
- a CDS encoding MAB_1171c family putative transporter, which translates into the protein MNSIRYPLGALVCWLAFARTLPPVFRREREPALVALCASFGCQGMYLAMSTPTHLTGKLFGTVTWYNVSVQMWIIAAIACQQVLLIHWLHPREEARVRARRRLALLACVPLAMAVLFELALLHGHPRNNFVHPREQPYFVAYQVVYLSAFALGKAVVAKACWFYARLTEDVWVRRGLRTAAVGACLDLVYSLGRFADVFLVHRGWNPTDWADITRTCLTVGLTLNTIGWTAPLWGSRVQAASAWWADYRRFRRLRPLWYALYRAHPETSLQPAPRSDLFALWDLRFRLHRRVIEIRDGCLALGGLVSPGLAPAPGPDGSEEERARWEAARIAAALAAGPGRDGRQDRDDDTDAAPVSVMSPDDLDFSADVRWLVQVSRAFALSPAARPEPDRAVAP
- a CDS encoding toxin, translating into MRFLQRHRRRSDLQALRRESRQRLASFGLPASYDLMTLCDHLSDSRGRPIHLLPMPLDASGPCGLWLAFSDADYVVYEQHTSRHHQEHIIAHELAHMLCGHRSGTAGSPAVAMLFPDLDPSLVQDLLCRDNYSDTQEREAEVMAFLLGEGLRSQPGTTAAEADGVLGRIQGSLDWRRRDRT
- a CDS encoding XRE family transcriptional regulator, whose protein sequence is MPPLADKVDKLFRTIRTNGREYTYDEVARGCSELSGGTFSKTYVWQLRTGQRDNPTKRHLEALAAFFRVPAAYFFDDDTAERVDAQLAIASAMGNAEVRDIALRAMSMDDSGRKHLARIIREVSLLHSAASSRGPAGRDNAKSDNAKGDGPEGDGLEERGTDAAAGAGE
- a CDS encoding sensor histidine kinase, with the protein product MGNISAPDHGDAQHAAGGAAHRADATAHRPGPRLRAAAAGVLARHEDALNADGHPLMELPELWQETRTRAALLLEECARALDASVRSRTRGHLGRVRPAEGSFRELGIRWAAAELGLADCLSVMDRLTEVLVATVATVDAAGTREPHAEPAADIVRRVCARHTRAAAHGYETRLRAHRPAPGDDCCGRMARDVHDHLGGSLALAFRHLELHRLKARTAGAGDPGTDRHLMAIHDALQEATALTRGLVTGLRDTRSAAQPGLEEALRRHADRLNLAGLPVRLTVEGDASRVPPAHRREIVLVVGEFLRNSFAHADPQAVTIGVRISHHRVEVQATDDGRGFRYDALREHPGGLTAMRERVAQMGGRSLLLSAPRKGTRLLLWVPLTSGHGPHPGETWNSFAS
- a CDS encoding response regulator transcription factor; its protein translation is MELIRILIADDHTLLRDALAELLDAEEDFEVVGVAGNAAETVRLAAELRPRVLLLDIEMPGNQDPATTVRHLRQAAPETQVMVLTMHDDPGLVQALLPLGIRGFLHKTVSHQSLAGTVRDVSAGGSRVTISLSARSLAAPAPTDVAPLSVRETQVVELAAGGLSNYRIARRLDIAEGTVKRHMRNIFDKLDAGSRVEAANKAVERGLIAPPVTAPRGIRDTRRLQDAVLRSPRGLPEAALR
- a CDS encoding SDR family oxidoreductase yields the protein MSRSVFVTGGNRGIGLAVARALAADGDRVAVGHRTGTPPDGLWGVRCDVTDDASVRAAFAEVAEEQGPVEVLVANAGITRDTLLLRMDDATFDEVLETNLKGVFRTVRAAASGMLAARRGRIVLVSSALGFLGSPGQTNYAAAKTALVGFARSVAWELGSRGITVNLVAPGIIDTDMTSGLSERRMKEVMGMTPLGRPGTAQEVAAAVRFLASEEAGYVTGAVLPVGGGIGMGI
- a CDS encoding ketoacyl-ACP synthase III family protein, which translates into the protein MRPTEPVGIVTAGLWLPEGRSRASDAVAAGRLRERDAAALGHESVPDARTVAPPDAAVLAARGVLDAAGLAPDRLDVLAHAWMYYQGHDLWSPAHYVARRLDALRALPVGIQQVCNGGAAAMGLVMAWLASSDPSPSARPRLGLVTTGDRFAEPGFDRWAGDFGVAYGDAGTAVLLRRPAADGDVLLLRSVATVADPLLEEMHRGADAFSPVARGHRDRVDMRATKRAYLRTHGTLPFTSSNRLAIRTVVSQALADGGMDGRDPRLTHVVLPRFGAKTLAESWIPVLAEQVGGAQLLDLGRETGHLGAGDAVAGLADLVARGLPEPGCRALVFSAGAGFTWSCLLVESPAR
- a CDS encoding acyl carrier protein; translation: MSDIAISEDRRAQVRAIVADVLEVDVDALTDESSFAEDFDADSLLIIEIFSRFERDLGIRIPQEDLTELDELPSAYLLVEKHSTPAALGV
- a CDS encoding beta-ketoacyl-[acyl-carrier-protein] synthase family protein, with the translated sequence MSDEASATGRRVVVTGLGAVSSLGLGARALTAAIRAGRSGIGPIGQFDGTGFERVLAGEVRGFHAEMHLRGTDPAQWGRSGRFAAAAARMAVTDAGLNPAVLSAGNTASCFGTTNGESQVLEELTRQWVDDGLAALDPVLAGQADAGRIAAAVSAELGLSGESITLGTACAAGNYAIGYGYDLVRTGEADAALCGGADASNRATHAGFHRLGALAADVPRPFDEHRDGIVTAEGGAALLLEPLDTALARGARIYAEVLGYGMTCDASHMTNPDAASIAECIRRAHRHAGIKPGDVDYICAHGTGTRANDSTETAAVREVFTDGPPPISSIKSMLGHTMGAAAAFGALVCCAALSEGFLPPSATLRQVDPALGPGLDCVQGRGRNARPRIVQNHGFAFGGNNAVTIFGEFTV
- a CDS encoding beta-ketoacyl synthase N-terminal-like domain-containing protein — its product is MSIVDDHQRRPALPSRTVVPLALDTAGVVSAAGVGLQPLADALRAGAVAGGAPPAAHEAEDYPPLRLRPADFAAADLLGPKGLNRLTRAEQLGMAACTLALGPVADRSATGVVLGSAVGSSGGVGRFTRDTFVQERPYMVNPSAFPGTLMNAAAGRTAIRHGLTDANATVSGGPLASLHALRFARNALVAGHARRLLTGGVEELSPQSAWAWQRAGSLAPGTALGEGAAVFALRTLQGSGAGESPLALVMAVRTGFAAGGPLAVARRLSTCVRDALARSGVGAQDIAVVAPGAAGRRGWAAVEERALRTALDGSDGSQCSDGSDGSGAPGGSRGRDGRYVLRVQEVLGETHGASAALQIAAVVARWHDPHLDTRGERAGLVTSVGPDGSVGCAVLMHPHAGL